Sequence from the Eleginops maclovinus isolate JMC-PN-2008 ecotype Puerto Natales chromosome 14, JC_Emac_rtc_rv5, whole genome shotgun sequence genome:
CAAGCAACACAAGATATGGGAgcaatgcaaatacattttcaaatattaacaTGTCAAATTTCTCTCCATTGCCATGGTGCAGGTGTGTCCCAGCTTCAAAGCTCCCCTATCATCCGAGGAACTGCTTCGAAGCAGAGGATGACTCATGGTAAGaactgatttctgaattattaaatatggaagcacatttgttttatcagcCACGGTTAGCACAAGAAACACCATTTTAATGGCACTGtattctcttcttttacactgcCATTTTCACCAACGCTCAGGAACAGCACCAGCACCCGCACTCTCACCACCTCCTGAAGCGCCAAGATCCAGCGTAGCAAGGCATGGAGGAATAAACCATGATGCCCCCTGCTCTGGTGAGCAATACCTGATACATTAAAGGGTTACTAGGTCACTCAGGAATTGCAAACTGCAGGCCTATGAGCCAAATCTGGCCCAAGgtgtgtttcaaatgtgtattacaGTTGGTCCACATAGTAAGCAGTTTTACTGCATTACGTGGCCTCTTAGTGTAGATGGGCCTGCCAGTGGGCCTGTTCACACTTTGCTGGAAATGCTCAACTACATCATAACAACATTACTATGACATTGCAGGGTGCCTTAAGTAATAGAGTAAGACTTGGTCAATACAATTTTGTGGACAGTCAGGTTTTAGCACCCTACGCGAAGGGGTTAAACAGTATGGGTATTCCATTATTTTAATGGTATGAGTATAGTAAATTCTCATGTCCTTTAGAATATATAACGCAAGAAAACGTCAGGCATTGGTCTTTATGGTGCAGGGGACATGTCcatagcttttttaattttcttaaataggatcactaatcactaaaccatttccaaatattaacaTGTCAAATTTCTCTCCATTGCCATGGTGCAGGTGTGTCCCAGCTTCAAAGCTCCCCTATCATCCGAGGAACTGCTTCGAAGCAGAGGATGACTCATGGTAGGaactgatttctgaattattaaatatggaagcacatttgttttatcagcCACGGTTAGCACAAGAACACCATTTTAATGGCACTGtattctcttcttttacactgcCATTTTCACCAACGCTCAGGAACAGCACCAGCACCCGCACTCTCACCACCTCCTGAAGCGCCAAGATCCAGCGTAGCAAGGCATGGAGGAATGAACCATGATGCCCCCTGCTCTGGTGAGCAATACCTGATACATTAAAGGGTTACTAGGTCACTCAGAAATTGCAAACTCAGGCCTATGAGCCAAATCTGGCCCATGGTGTGTTTTTTGGCTTGCAAGATTGATTTAATTATGTACTGCAGTTGGCCCACATACACAatgaatgcaataataatagtaatgacttaaacagtaaaacatgatATGGTATTATATACACTGCATTGAAATTACACCAATATTCCATTCAGTGTTTCGAAGAAGAGAATACAGTGCCATAACAgaaatgttacatgtttttcAATAGCGTTTGAGGTCCAGAAATTGACGCTGCTCCAGAAAATCGTTCACCAGAACGAGCAGATTCTGGCTAAATTGGATTTCCTGGCAAGCCGCCAAAATTGCCCCACGCCAGAGATGACAGGACCTGAGATTTCCAACGTTCAATTTCCCCTGGAGGACCTACAGGCAGTAGATGCCTTTGAAGATCTACTTAAAGACCAGGCCAATGCCTCCACTCGACAGCaaattgtgagtttttttttttttttgcatggagCCAATAAGTTCCTATAGATCGTCCATAAGAAAATGTGAATCGTAAGTGTCTACTCTATGCCTTTTAGATATCTTCTTTATCGATAATCGGAGGCCAGGACCTGAAGAGGATAACCTGGAACATCCTTGGTCGAATATTCGGGGTTGCTGTGGCCCACCAGATAAACTGGAAGGGGGTGAATTCAAAGAGGGCTTTCAGCCGGATGGCCATTAGGCCTCTTCTTTTCTGTAAGTAGTTGTTCAAACACAGCCACAAAGTACCTATCCACAATTCACAGCTTTTCTAATTAGTTTGTTTTCCATGCATTTATATCAGGGTTCCCACCCGTCCTGGAATATCAGTAGAGGTCCTGGAAATTCAATAGAGGTTTTTCCAGTCATGGAAAGTCATGGAATTTGAGCATTTTGCATGTGCAGTCAGGGTATATCATTGAATTTGAGCAgtattgtgcttttgttttgtctagAATGCTGCCCACAACATTATAGAATACTGTAGCGCTGAGCGGTAGCCACTTCAAAAGGATGAAGGAGGCAGCAGACAAAATGAATCGTCTTCGTTTATTTCCTGCCATCTCACAGTCTGAAATGTGGGGGAAAAGGAGGTGTCCcccaagaaaataataaacactgCTAATcactaaactaaataaagttaCACTCTAAAATTCAGCA
This genomic interval carries:
- the LOC134875721 gene encoding uncharacterized protein LOC134875721 isoform X2; amino-acid sequence: MTHGTAPAPALSPPPEAPRSSVARHGGINHDAPCSGVSQLQSSPIIRGTASKQRMTHGTAPAPALSPPPEAPRSSVARHGGMNHDAPCSAFEVQKLTLLQKIVHQNEQILAKLDFLASRQNCPTPEMTGPEISNVQFPLEDLQAVDAFEDLLKDQANASTRQQIISSLSIIGGQDLKRITWNILGRIFGVAVAHQINWKGVNSKRAFSRMAIRPLLFCAVRKNPIACKSAMDEDISKHAIRWFNLAGDRATRKAKEINNH
- the LOC134875721 gene encoding uncharacterized protein LOC134875721 isoform X1; amino-acid sequence: MALYSLLLHCHFHQRSGTAPAPALSPPPEAPRSSVARHGGINHDAPCSGVSQLQSSPIIRGTASKQRMTHGTAPAPALSPPPEAPRSSVARHGGMNHDAPCSAFEVQKLTLLQKIVHQNEQILAKLDFLASRQNCPTPEMTGPEISNVQFPLEDLQAVDAFEDLLKDQANASTRQQIISSLSIIGGQDLKRITWNILGRIFGVAVAHQINWKGVNSKRAFSRMAIRPLLFCAVRKNPIACKSAMDEDISKHAIRWFNLAGDRATRKAKEINNH